A region from the Kribbella shirazensis genome encodes:
- a CDS encoding molybdenum cofactor biosynthesis protein MoaE gives MTDAIRLLDIRDSALSSDEVLAAVGDPTAGGTALFIGTVRNHDQDQPVDRLSYEAHPDALEHLRKVAQRVCDNPAVTALAAVHRTGDLVIGDAAVIVAVAASHRDVAFTACRQLIDDLKAEVPIWKHQHFSDGGSEWVGAH, from the coding sequence ATGACCGACGCGATCAGACTGCTGGACATCCGCGACAGTGCGTTGTCCAGCGACGAGGTGCTGGCTGCGGTCGGTGACCCGACGGCGGGCGGTACTGCGCTTTTCATCGGCACTGTGCGCAATCACGACCAGGACCAGCCGGTCGACCGGCTCAGCTACGAGGCGCACCCGGACGCGCTGGAGCACCTGCGAAAGGTCGCGCAGCGTGTTTGCGACAACCCCGCCGTCACAGCACTGGCCGCCGTCCACCGGACCGGGGACCTGGTGATCGGTGACGCCGCCGTGATCGTGGCGGTGGCCGCATCGCATCGGGACGTCGCGTTCACCGCCTGCCGGCAACTCATCGACGATCTCAAGGCCGAGGTCCCGATTTGGAAACACCAGCACTTCAGCGACGGTGGCAGCGAGTGGGTCGGCGCTCACTGA
- a CDS encoding PDZ domain-containing protein, with the protein MTRRTATLVTSIVVLVVSLGLVTAFPVPFVSFSPGPVKDTLGAAKNKPVIEISGHDTFPTSGQLDLTTVSVTSPDRELTLPQAMRNWLDPHHDLFPRDIIYPPDQSADEVEQQNTAEMTGSQDSAVAAALQAAKVPFHTKVSTVADKSPAQGKLKPGDLVLAVDGQPVTQVPQVGEFVRKHKVGEDVVFLIRRGTAEQTIQLKTAATPGDETRPMVGITIGVESQVKVTVNLGQDIGGPSAGTAFALAIYDKLTPGALLNGKHVAGTGTIDALGQVGAIGGIQQKIAGAKNDGATVFLVPAPNCDAALHAGVEGIQLVKISTLTDAIGALQALANGKGEVPSCSQ; encoded by the coding sequence GTGACACGTCGTACCGCCACTTTGGTCACCTCGATCGTCGTGCTCGTGGTTTCGCTGGGGCTCGTGACCGCGTTTCCGGTGCCGTTCGTCTCGTTCAGCCCCGGGCCGGTCAAGGACACCCTCGGCGCGGCGAAGAACAAGCCGGTCATCGAGATCTCCGGCCACGACACGTTCCCGACGTCGGGACAACTGGACCTGACCACGGTGTCGGTGACCTCGCCGGACCGTGAGCTGACCCTGCCGCAGGCGATGCGGAACTGGCTCGACCCGCATCACGACCTGTTCCCGCGCGACATCATCTATCCGCCGGACCAGAGCGCCGACGAGGTCGAGCAGCAGAACACCGCGGAGATGACCGGCTCGCAGGACAGCGCGGTCGCAGCCGCGCTGCAGGCCGCGAAGGTCCCGTTCCACACGAAGGTGTCGACAGTCGCCGACAAGTCGCCGGCGCAGGGCAAGCTGAAGCCCGGTGACCTCGTGCTGGCGGTCGACGGCCAGCCGGTGACGCAGGTACCGCAGGTCGGTGAGTTCGTCCGCAAGCACAAGGTCGGGGAGGACGTCGTCTTCCTGATCCGCCGCGGCACCGCCGAGCAGACCATTCAGTTGAAGACCGCCGCGACCCCCGGCGACGAGACCCGTCCGATGGTCGGCATCACGATCGGCGTCGAGTCGCAGGTCAAGGTGACGGTCAACCTCGGCCAGGACATCGGCGGCCCGAGCGCGGGCACCGCGTTCGCGCTGGCGATCTACGACAAGCTGACCCCGGGGGCGCTGCTGAACGGGAAGCACGTCGCCGGCACCGGGACGATCGACGCGCTCGGCCAGGTCGGCGCGATCGGCGGCATCCAGCAGAAGATCGCCGGCGCCAAGAACGACGGTGCCACGGTGTTCCTGGTGCCGGCACCGAACTGCGACGCCGCGCTGCACGCGGGCGTCGAGGGCATCCAGCTGGTGAAGATCAGTACGCTGACCGACGCGATCGGCGCCCTGCAGGCGCTCGCGAACGGCAAGGGAGAGGTCCCGTCGTGCAGTCAGTGA
- a CDS encoding PPA1309 family protein, translating to MLPPDALSRAVVEIEKHVSSAGWDQPAQLFALVPTEELLRAEPQLAAELGAEDASQPLTPVAQGELPGGVEDDHLADTLGRIEWPDGVAGCALAIERIVLPAAAESGLSSVESDTELARLAGSDPRRHEVRMVAAVLREGGRFGAVRLRAHDEDSAVLTGIDLVPTLCEVLSLTFEPSVGSRSGEGPGVDGVSNDEEKRP from the coding sequence ATGCTTCCGCCTGACGCGCTCAGCCGCGCGGTGGTCGAGATCGAGAAGCACGTGAGCAGCGCGGGCTGGGACCAGCCCGCGCAGTTGTTCGCGCTGGTTCCGACCGAGGAACTGCTCCGCGCCGAACCACAGCTGGCGGCCGAACTCGGTGCCGAGGACGCATCCCAGCCGCTGACCCCGGTTGCGCAGGGCGAGCTCCCCGGCGGGGTCGAGGACGACCACCTGGCTGACACGCTGGGCCGGATCGAGTGGCCCGACGGCGTCGCCGGGTGTGCGCTGGCGATCGAACGGATCGTGCTGCCGGCGGCCGCCGAGTCCGGACTGTCCAGCGTCGAGTCGGACACCGAACTGGCCCGGCTGGCCGGCAGCGATCCGCGCCGGCACGAGGTCCGGATGGTCGCGGCGGTGCTCCGTGAGGGCGGCCGCTTCGGCGCGGTCCGGCTGCGCGCGCACGACGAGGACAGCGCGGTGCTCACGGGTATCGACTTGGTCCCGACGCTGTGCGAAGTACTGTCATTGACATTCGAACCTTCGGTCGGCAGCCGGTCGGGTGAAGGTCCTGGGGTCGACGGCGTGAGCAACGACGAGGAGAAGCGACCATGA